The proteins below are encoded in one region of Shewanella putrefaciens:
- a CDS encoding ABC transporter permease — protein MSAPELNLVPAATTKRAQQRLNPFRGMLRLWCFDIGSVSFLGVGLLGVILACLAAVNGKNDSAELLFSMGIVSSSAAVAWQLIRLMASECSQLIPHYRRHIYIQSITVLASVFAIGVLCCLVLGLTSSLASLVLALVMSFAFIWLCLLSTQWFYASFLLFVLVPFISLMTVHIPLWLSVIALVVLGGLIIRVCRALPWRAEARTVYLNGLEMGWFWLPNLQSMRILSRFERYLHPTNFFIGPMLTALLLLLPVACLTLGVLSHQFHWNIPVLLLLAQFSVIMCSMVHWSRVQRSRSTETLLLMPGFDGRTGLIAAFCRGQQRLLNVVVGIMLACTLLLGWLDGELNMQLVGHLVLSTYWACALILGFGCMCRRVWHVTLTMMIVAAHSLWVSISLASLRDGGNLDDWFIWDFVLMLLGNLVLIWGKKILWKGDVIHG, from the coding sequence ATGAGTGCGCCTGAGCTTAACCTTGTGCCCGCCGCGACAACAAAAAGGGCGCAACAGAGGTTAAACCCTTTTAGGGGCATGCTGCGCCTTTGGTGTTTTGATATCGGCAGTGTGAGCTTTTTAGGTGTGGGGTTACTGGGAGTGATCTTAGCTTGTCTTGCCGCGGTCAATGGTAAAAACGACAGTGCTGAATTGTTGTTTTCTATGGGAATAGTCTCAAGCTCGGCGGCGGTGGCCTGGCAACTTATACGTTTGATGGCGAGCGAATGTTCCCAGTTAATTCCCCATTATCGTCGCCATATTTACATTCAAAGTATCACTGTTTTAGCCAGCGTGTTTGCCATAGGCGTGTTGTGCTGTTTGGTGTTGGGGTTAACCTCGAGCCTAGCCAGTTTAGTCTTGGCTTTGGTGATGAGTTTTGCCTTTATTTGGCTTTGTTTACTCAGCACTCAGTGGTTTTACGCGTCGTTTTTACTGTTTGTGTTAGTGCCATTTATCTCCTTGATGACGGTCCATATTCCCCTGTGGTTAAGCGTGATTGCGCTGGTGGTGTTAGGCGGGTTGATAATTCGTGTCTGCCGCGCTTTACCTTGGCGAGCTGAGGCGAGAACGGTTTATCTCAACGGCCTCGAAATGGGCTGGTTTTGGCTGCCCAATCTGCAATCTATGCGTATCTTGAGTCGCTTCGAGCGTTATCTGCATCCAACCAATTTTTTTATCGGCCCTATGCTGACAGCTTTACTGTTGCTCTTACCCGTAGCCTGTTTAACGCTTGGGGTGTTATCGCATCAATTCCATTGGAATATCCCAGTGTTACTTTTGTTGGCACAGTTCAGCGTGATCATGTGTTCTATGGTGCATTGGAGCCGGGTGCAGCGTTCACGCTCGACCGAAACCCTATTATTGATGCCTGGGTTTGATGGTCGAACAGGACTCATTGCGGCATTTTGCCGTGGGCAGCAACGACTGCTGAATGTGGTGGTCGGCATTATGTTGGCTTGTACTCTGCTGCTGGGTTGGCTCGATGGGGAGCTGAATATGCAGTTAGTGGGTCATCTGGTGCTCAGCACTTACTGGGCCTGCGCCCTGATATTAGGTTTTGGCTGTATGTGCCGCCGAGTTTGGCATGTCACTCTTACTATGATGATAGTCGCGGCGCATTCCCTGTGGGTGTCTATTAGCCTTGCATCTTTACGGGATGGCGGTAATTTAGATGATTGGTTTATTTGGGATTTTGTATTAATGCTGCTGGGGAATCTAGTACTGATTTGGGGCAAGAAAATCCTCTGGAAAGGTGATGTTATTCACGGTTGA
- a CDS encoding ABC transporter ATP-binding protein: protein MDQAHNPILEFNRVSKVFRGKGAGEKWALKDLSLTLTAGMVVGLLGQNGAGKSTLMRCALGILAPDAGSITTLGETPENLTSQLKERIGYVPQQPFGYEGFTIERALDLHRSFYPDWDRQLELDWLVRFELEATQQVQRLSVGQRQSLALIMAMAYRPALLILDEPVASLDPIVRRKFMVDLFDLALESGSAVLFSSHITSDLERVASHVALIKQGELVLFKEIDALREEVRLLTLAPETVLPESITVLSRVGDSVLADLAEHGAPIAGVLKNEALNLEQLFMELHR, encoded by the coding sequence ATGGACCAAGCCCATAACCCAATACTTGAATTTAACCGAGTCAGTAAAGTCTTTCGCGGCAAAGGAGCGGGTGAAAAATGGGCGCTTAAGGATTTATCGTTAACTCTGACGGCGGGCATGGTTGTCGGGCTGCTAGGACAAAATGGAGCCGGTAAGTCGACCCTGATGCGCTGCGCCTTGGGCATTTTGGCACCGGATGCTGGCAGTATTACTACCTTAGGCGAAACACCCGAAAATCTAACGTCACAACTGAAGGAACGAATTGGCTATGTTCCACAGCAACCCTTTGGTTATGAAGGTTTTACCATTGAACGCGCCCTCGATTTACACCGCAGTTTTTACCCCGATTGGGACAGGCAATTAGAGCTGGATTGGCTAGTAAGGTTTGAGTTAGAGGCGACCCAACAGGTGCAAAGATTATCTGTGGGTCAAAGGCAATCCTTAGCCTTGATTATGGCGATGGCCTATCGGCCAGCGCTATTGATCCTCGATGAGCCCGTCGCCAGCCTCGACCCGATTGTGCGGCGCAAATTTATGGTCGATTTATTCGATCTCGCCCTAGAATCTGGCTCTGCTGTGCTGTTTTCATCCCATATCACCTCAGATCTCGAGCGGGTTGCCAGCCATGTGGCGCTGATTAAACAGGGCGAGTTAGTGCTGTTTAAGGAAATCGATGCCCTGCGGGAAGAAGTACGCTTACTCACGCTCGCCCCCGAAACGGTATTGCCCGAGTCGATCACTGTGCTGAGCCGTGTGGGTGATTCAGTGCTGGCTGATTTGGCTGAACACGGCGCGCCAATCGCGGGCGTGTTAAAGAATGAAGCCTTAAACCTTGAACAGCTGTTTATGGAGCTACACAGATGA
- a CDS encoding GntR family transcriptional regulator, which yields MLELLNVNPSSGEPIYKQLHEQVVRLIVGGQLQVEDVLPSVRQIAEHLAVNPMTVSRAIQQLVDQGWLERRRGQATRVAPRTEAMTSGVSLLEPQLDALLSQAKQLGVSQVELLKLINDRWQD from the coding sequence ATGTTAGAACTTTTAAATGTCAACCCCAGTAGTGGTGAACCCATTTATAAACAATTACACGAGCAAGTCGTGCGCTTAATTGTGGGTGGCCAACTGCAGGTGGAAGATGTGTTGCCCTCTGTACGCCAGATTGCCGAGCATCTTGCGGTCAATCCCATGACTGTCTCCCGCGCGATTCAGCAGCTTGTCGACCAAGGTTGGCTCGAACGCCGCCGTGGTCAAGCGACTCGGGTTGCACCGCGAACCGAGGCGATGACCTCGGGCGTGAGCCTACTCGAACCCCAGCTCGATGCGTTGTTGTCACAGGCTAAACAGTTAGGCGTTAGTCAAGTTGAGTTGCTGAAATTGATCAACGACCGCTGGCAAGATTAG
- a CDS encoding alpha/beta hydrolase, translated as MRDSMIHRKFSNAVQRPRLTWPRHGATNATVATWHTRILRTRMLSISALMLAMVSTTTWASDVKSQQINTANKTDTCYVEGVSDRLNCGFVTVPENPNKPDGKQIQVHYVVLPAVKNANHEEALLAIAGGPGQSAIDNAASFNTMLSKVRQQRDILLIDQRGTGRSNLLQCDQEAQSALSFDDENIDSLAEAQKCLASIDADVSQYGSLNAITDFEAVRAHLGYKKLHVYGISYGTRMAQLYMRLYPEHLATVTLDGIVPMQQSVLEIGSAIDRGFELLFKDCQENAACHAQFPELKAEFEQVAATLANAPITDKVSDPVTGEKTLLTMTRGKFYGSIRMALYQTNVRALVPHAIHQAAKNNFQPLLGLYALTIDNAGMAMGMHASVVCGEDMHRITPAMREQAKNSFMGRTMLEGLEATCTAWKVPAVDASFSEPISSDIPTLLLSGEIDPATPPSWGELAMEKLTNAKHFIAPYATHGVAYQSCANNLIADLVRSGSVKDLDGECLKKDVRRSFYLNASSVEPLDATSIKTTTTENNASTGAKE; from the coding sequence ATGAGAGATAGCATGATACACAGGAAGTTCAGCAACGCCGTTCAACGCCCAAGGCTGACTTGGCCACGGCATGGCGCAACTAATGCCACAGTTGCTACATGGCACACTCGTATCTTACGTACACGCATGTTAAGCATAAGCGCACTCATGCTAGCTATGGTAAGTACAACAACTTGGGCGAGTGATGTAAAAAGCCAACAGATAAACACCGCAAACAAGACCGACACTTGCTATGTGGAAGGCGTATCGGATCGCCTAAACTGCGGTTTTGTGACTGTGCCTGAAAACCCCAACAAACCCGATGGCAAACAGATCCAAGTGCATTACGTCGTTCTGCCCGCGGTGAAAAATGCCAACCATGAAGAAGCCTTACTCGCCATTGCCGGCGGCCCAGGACAATCGGCCATAGACAATGCCGCAAGCTTCAACACTATGTTAAGTAAAGTGCGTCAGCAAAGGGATATCCTGCTTATCGACCAAAGGGGCACAGGCCGTTCGAATCTATTGCAATGCGATCAAGAGGCGCAATCTGCCCTGTCCTTCGATGACGAGAATATCGATAGCTTAGCCGAAGCACAAAAATGCCTCGCAAGCATAGATGCCGACGTCAGCCAATACGGCAGCCTCAATGCAATCACAGATTTCGAAGCCGTACGGGCACACTTAGGCTACAAAAAACTGCATGTGTACGGCATCTCCTACGGCACCCGCATGGCCCAGCTTTATATGCGCCTCTACCCAGAACACTTAGCCACAGTGACCTTAGACGGCATAGTGCCAATGCAACAAAGCGTGTTAGAAATTGGCTCGGCGATTGACCGTGGCTTCGAGTTATTATTTAAGGATTGCCAAGAAAACGCGGCTTGCCATGCCCAGTTCCCAGAGCTTAAGGCCGAGTTTGAACAAGTGGCTGCCACCCTAGCCAACGCGCCAATAACGGACAAGGTTTCCGACCCTGTGACTGGCGAAAAGACCCTCTTGACTATGACGCGGGGTAAATTCTACGGTTCTATCCGCATGGCGCTGTATCAAACCAATGTGCGCGCCCTTGTGCCCCATGCTATTCATCAAGCGGCTAAAAATAACTTCCAACCGCTTCTGGGGCTATATGCCCTCACTATCGATAACGCTGGCATGGCAATGGGCATGCACGCCTCGGTGGTCTGTGGTGAAGATATGCACCGTATCACCCCCGCGATGCGCGAGCAGGCTAAAAACTCCTTTATGGGCAGAACTATGCTCGAAGGCTTAGAGGCGACTTGTACAGCTTGGAAAGTCCCCGCGGTGGATGCCAGTTTTAGCGAGCCCATTAGCAGCGATATTCCGACCTTACTCTTATCCGGTGAAATCGACCCAGCCACACCGCCAAGCTGGGGTGAGTTAGCGATGGAAAAACTCACCAATGCCAAACACTTTATCGCCCCCTATGCGACCCACGGCGTGGCCTATCAATCCTGCGCGAATAATCTTATCGCCGATCTTGTCCGTTCGGGCTCAGTCAAAGATCTCGACGGCGAGTGCTTAAAGAAAGATGTGCGCCGCAGCTTCTATTTAAATGCTAGCTCGGTAGAGCCGCTCGATGCGACCAGCATAAAAACGACAACAACAGAGAATAACGCCAGCACTGGGGCCAAGGAGTAA
- a CDS encoding ATP-binding cassette domain-containing protein, with the protein MIKVSNLSKRIGEVQALKDLSFSAQNGQITGLLGPNGAGKTTCLRTIFGLLKPDSGKAEIEGIDVAIDPIGAKQQLGLFPDPFGLYERLTPREYIRYFAELSGLSSRDAKEATSQVIAKLRLEDISDRRCKGFSQGQRMKTALAQAIVHSPSNIILDEPTRGLDVMSTRLLRDILIDLKNQGHCVLFSSHVMQEVAALCDQVIVMAQGSVVAIGSPAELCAQTGKASLEDAFIQLIGTDEGIAA; encoded by the coding sequence ATGATCAAAGTATCCAATCTTTCCAAACGCATAGGTGAAGTGCAGGCGCTCAAGGATTTAAGTTTTAGCGCACAAAACGGCCAAATCACTGGCTTGCTCGGCCCTAACGGCGCGGGTAAAACCACCTGTTTACGCACGATTTTTGGCTTGCTGAAACCCGATTCGGGTAAGGCTGAAATCGAAGGTATAGATGTTGCCATCGACCCTATCGGCGCTAAGCAGCAACTCGGGCTATTCCCCGATCCTTTCGGTCTGTATGAGCGCCTAACACCGCGGGAATACATTCGCTATTTTGCCGAGTTAAGCGGCTTATCATCCCGCGACGCAAAGGAAGCCACCAGCCAAGTGATCGCTAAATTGCGCCTCGAAGACATTAGCGACCGCCGCTGCAAAGGCTTCTCCCAGGGTCAAAGAATGAAAACCGCCCTCGCACAGGCGATTGTCCACAGCCCGAGCAATATTATCCTCGACGAGCCTACCCGCGGGCTGGATGTGATGAGCACTCGCCTGCTGCGTGACATTCTCATCGACCTTAAAAATCAAGGACATTGCGTACTGTTCTCCAGCCATGTGATGCAGGAAGTCGCCGCACTGTGTGACCAAGTGATCGTCATGGCACAGGGTAGCGTTGTTGCCATTGGTAGCCCAGCAGAACTCTGCGCCCAAACTGGCAAAGCCTCACTCGAAGATGCCTTTATTCAACTGATCGGCACGGATGAAGGGATAGCAGCATGA
- a CDS encoding ABC transporter permease produces MNKIIAMIRKELIDAARDKRSVMAGLYYAIGTPLIMCGLFMVLIGQLTSPDDLKITITHPDKAPDLVRFLSNKGISSGEAKDTDLKAIELIISTDYAEQMNQGKGAEITIVADNSDEKLQNSIRRLEKQLQAYSAEMGSLRLIARGIDPRVMQPLKVNIHDQATTDSKGGMILGIAIFTMIYSVFISGMNLAIDTSAGERERNSLALLLSHPLTTRQLVLSKIIAVSLFALLGLVLILLVSKIAYTFVPWQELGFSVNITSEFIALMLIVGIPVALMAACLQLFVSFMAKTFKEAQSYLTIVLFVPLALSMAASYNIAPDMLQWLPVSGQQQALMDFIKGKDLPMLQLLVSTLGTLAIAVLLAFGMERSLKSEKVIFGL; encoded by the coding sequence ATGAATAAAATAATCGCTATGATCCGCAAGGAACTCATCGATGCCGCCCGCGATAAGCGCTCGGTAATGGCAGGGCTCTACTACGCCATTGGCACGCCGCTGATCATGTGCGGCCTGTTTATGGTGTTAATTGGCCAGCTAACTAGCCCAGATGATTTGAAAATCACTATCACCCATCCCGATAAAGCGCCGGATCTCGTCCGCTTTTTATCGAATAAAGGCATTAGCAGTGGCGAAGCGAAGGACACTGATCTTAAAGCCATAGAGCTTATCATCAGCACCGACTATGCCGAGCAGATGAACCAAGGCAAAGGCGCCGAGATCACTATCGTTGCGGATAACTCCGATGAAAAACTGCAAAACTCAATTCGTCGCTTAGAGAAACAGTTGCAAGCCTATAGCGCCGAAATGGGCAGCCTACGCTTAATTGCCCGCGGTATCGATCCCCGCGTGATGCAGCCGCTAAAGGTCAATATTCACGACCAAGCGACCACTGACTCTAAGGGCGGGATGATCTTAGGTATCGCGATTTTCACTATGATTTACTCGGTATTTATCTCGGGTATGAACCTTGCCATAGATACCAGCGCCGGCGAGCGTGAGCGTAACTCCTTAGCCCTATTGCTGAGCCACCCACTGACCACTCGCCAATTAGTGCTGTCGAAAATTATCGCCGTGAGCCTATTTGCCCTCCTAGGATTAGTGTTGATCTTGCTGGTATCGAAAATCGCCTACACCTTTGTACCTTGGCAAGAGCTGGGCTTTAGCGTCAATATCACCAGCGAATTTATCGCCTTGATGTTAATCGTCGGCATCCCCGTCGCTTTAATGGCCGCTTGCCTGCAATTGTTTGTGTCTTTTATGGCGAAAACCTTTAAGGAAGCCCAATCCTACCTGACCATAGTGTTATTTGTGCCCTTGGCCCTGTCGATGGCGGCCAGCTACAACATAGCCCCAGATATGCTGCAATGGTTGCCCGTTTCGGGTCAGCAGCAGGCATTAATGGACTTTATCAAAGGTAAAGATTTGCCCATGTTGCAGTTACTGGTTTCGACCTTAGGCACGCTGGCCATTGCGGTCTTACTCGCCTTTGGCATGGAAAGGTCACTCAAGAGCGAAAAAGTGATCTTCGGTTTATAG
- a CDS encoding GlxA family transcriptional regulator produces the protein MKKITILATDNTVASGIVGFLDVFSFCNTYWRRVNPQATEDLFECRVISSHGGDIITNQGIKVPASGLSRAEDILHADAVILASALVTNKAEFQNYLNDFEPLFAPLHLYAATGKPVMAYCSGTLILAASGLLDGREATTVWWLNEMFQRHFAKVHLRMDKLVVSDGSIHTAGATTSNMSLALHLVHILAGEKLATQMAKILLIDPNRQSQQPFMTMDLMALSHRDEVIWNVQQWMQHHLTEPLLLEDIAARFALGKRTLIRRFKKALNETPASYVQRLRVDEAKRLLETTSLALEEIVTRVGYEDTSSFRKLFMQLTSLSPKAYRQRFNTQQYEFDIEACCEP, from the coding sequence ATGAAAAAAATTACGATATTGGCCACCGATAATACGGTTGCTAGCGGGATTGTGGGGTTTCTCGATGTGTTTAGCTTCTGCAATACCTATTGGCGCAGGGTCAACCCGCAGGCGACGGAGGATCTGTTTGAATGCCGAGTGATATCGAGTCATGGTGGCGATATCATTACAAATCAAGGCATTAAGGTGCCCGCATCCGGGCTTAGTCGGGCTGAGGATATTTTACATGCGGATGCGGTGATCCTCGCCTCTGCCTTAGTCACCAATAAGGCCGAGTTTCAAAATTATCTTAATGATTTTGAGCCCTTATTTGCGCCGCTACATTTGTATGCCGCAACGGGAAAACCTGTGATGGCCTATTGCTCGGGCACTTTGATCTTGGCGGCGTCGGGTTTGCTCGATGGGCGCGAGGCCACCACGGTTTGGTGGCTGAATGAAATGTTTCAGCGCCACTTTGCCAAGGTACACCTGCGCATGGATAAGCTGGTGGTCTCCGACGGTTCGATTCACACGGCTGGGGCGACTACCTCCAATATGAGCCTCGCCTTGCATTTAGTGCACATTCTAGCGGGGGAGAAATTGGCGACTCAGATGGCAAAGATCCTGCTGATCGATCCAAATCGGCAATCACAACAACCCTTTATGACTATGGACTTGATGGCACTAAGCCACAGGGATGAAGTGATCTGGAACGTGCAGCAGTGGATGCAACATCATCTTACCGAGCCGCTATTGCTTGAAGACATAGCGGCAAGATTTGCATTGGGCAAACGCACCTTGATCCGGCGCTTCAAGAAGGCGCTAAACGAAACCCCCGCCAGCTATGTGCAACGCCTTCGCGTCGATGAGGCAAAGCGCTTACTCGAGACCACGAGTTTAGCCCTAGAGGAGATCGTGACTCGTGTGGGTTACGAGGATACTAGCTCGTTCCGTAAGCTGTTTATGCAGCTGACGAGTCTGTCGCCTAAGGCCTATAGGCAAAGGTTTAATACCCAACAATATGAGTTCGATATTGAAGCCTGTTGTGAGCCTTAA
- the mog gene encoding molybdopterin adenylyltransferase: MSKAKIGIVTVSDRASAGIYEDISGKAIIDTLNDYLTSEWEPIYQVIPDEQDVIEATLIKMADEQDCCLIVTTGGTGPAKRDVTPEATEAVCDRMMPGFGELMRAESLKFVPTAILSRQTAGLRGDSLIVNLPGKPKSIRECLDAVFPAIPYCIDLMEGPYLECNEAVIKPFRPKAK; encoded by the coding sequence ATGAGCAAAGCAAAAATCGGTATTGTGACGGTAAGCGATCGCGCCAGCGCGGGGATTTATGAAGATATCTCAGGCAAGGCAATTATCGACACGCTCAACGATTACCTCACCAGTGAGTGGGAGCCGATTTATCAAGTGATCCCCGATGAGCAGGATGTGATTGAAGCGACGCTGATCAAGATGGCCGACGAGCAGGATTGCTGTTTGATTGTTACCACAGGTGGCACAGGACCTGCGAAACGCGATGTCACCCCAGAAGCCACCGAAGCCGTCTGCGATCGTATGATGCCAGGCTTTGGCGAGTTGATGCGTGCTGAGTCATTAAAATTTGTACCGACGGCGATTTTATCCCGCCAAACCGCAGGTTTACGTGGCGATTCTTTGATCGTGAACTTGCCCGGCAAGCCAAAATCGATTCGCGAATGTTTAGATGCCGTGTTCCCCGCGATTCCTTACTGCATCGACTTAATGGAAGGCCCGTATTTAGAGTGCAATGAAGCTGTGATTAAACCATTCAGGCCTAAGGCAAAATAG
- a CDS encoding type II toxin-antitoxin system HipA family toxin, which yields MRSNRIGYVYSNNRFAGELLEYDTPAGYEYSFTYAASYIASGLPQIGYRLPIIHEPYRRNHLPPFFANLMSEGWVRRHQARIARLDQDDKFGLLLGNGAELIGPVSVLTEYRGDDISSAIELSPVPMKSLKGYQIDFPRSEFNDVAMESLGGVSISGVQPKMFLTYAKGKTKTLTNAVGMGPYIVKPSPNDFPELAENEFMIMQLCKAVGFNVAEHYLVPFSCGQLAYVTARFDLDRETGRRREFIEDLASALNVAPGNKSSDALSYERAIKEAYQLSGGHVQLLKDGFLQVLMAYIVGNNDLHLKNISLSRASDSNRASGYTPIYDMVSVAPYKQYDNSGELSIWLLESEVERGFSTSSYEHYGYYTGHDFIAFAEAIGLGERAGKVLMNDLGKKVAKAWEKVIANAPGSELLKQIISERITARLSTLTRPVL from the coding sequence ATGAGATCTAATCGAATTGGTTATGTCTACAGTAACAACCGGTTTGCCGGCGAACTGTTAGAGTACGACACGCCAGCGGGGTATGAATACAGCTTCACCTATGCGGCCTCGTACATTGCGTCAGGTCTGCCGCAGATTGGCTATAGGCTGCCAATCATCCATGAGCCATACCGCCGAAATCATCTACCGCCATTCTTTGCTAACCTGATGAGCGAAGGTTGGGTGAGGCGTCATCAAGCGAGAATCGCCAGATTAGATCAAGATGACAAGTTTGGCTTATTACTGGGAAATGGTGCCGAGCTTATTGGCCCCGTCAGTGTGCTGACTGAGTATCGAGGAGACGATATTTCGTCGGCGATAGAATTGAGCCCTGTTCCGATGAAAAGCCTTAAAGGTTACCAGATTGATTTTCCCCGTAGCGAGTTTAACGACGTGGCCATGGAATCCTTAGGTGGCGTGTCTATCTCTGGTGTTCAACCTAAAATGTTTCTGACCTATGCCAAAGGCAAAACTAAAACCCTGACCAACGCCGTTGGCATGGGGCCATACATAGTCAAACCTTCCCCCAACGACTTTCCAGAGTTGGCGGAGAACGAATTTATGATCATGCAGTTGTGTAAAGCTGTCGGTTTCAATGTCGCGGAACATTACTTAGTCCCCTTTAGTTGCGGGCAATTGGCCTATGTGACTGCACGGTTTGATCTGGACAGAGAGACTGGCAGAAGGCGTGAATTTATCGAAGATCTGGCATCTGCACTAAACGTTGCGCCGGGGAATAAGAGTAGCGATGCATTGTCCTATGAAAGGGCAATTAAAGAAGCGTATCAATTGAGTGGTGGCCATGTGCAATTACTCAAAGATGGCTTTCTGCAGGTCTTAATGGCTTATATCGTTGGCAACAATGATTTGCATTTGAAAAATATTTCCTTGAGCCGTGCCAGTGACAGTAACAGGGCCTCTGGGTACACACCTATCTATGACATGGTTTCTGTTGCTCCCTACAAGCAATACGATAATTCGGGTGAGTTAAGTATTTGGTTGCTTGAGTCTGAGGTGGAAAGAGGGTTCAGTACATCATCATATGAGCACTATGGTTACTATACAGGCCATGATTTTATTGCCTTTGCCGAAGCGATAGGGCTGGGTGAACGAGCAGGAAAAGTGTTGATGAATGACCTTGGCAAAAAAGTGGCAAAAGCTTGGGAAAAGGTTATTGCGAATGCCCCCGGTAGTGAGCTGCTTAAACAAATAATTAGTGAGAGGATAACGGCCAGATTAAGCACTCTGACCCGGCCTGTGCTTTGA
- a CDS encoding carbohydrate kinase family protein, translating to MTVLLSFGEVLVDLLPTDATGKHHQPIAGGAPANVAVGYAKLGGKSYFAGGISADHYGVMLKQALAEQGVAIDYLAEVPGAATATVLVNLDEQGERTFEFNRNGTADMRYSNQHFDNIPWQGINIFHLCSNTFTETAIFNTSLYGARCANAFATLVSFDVNLRLSLWQDTSLLTERVEQCFRYTQVLKMSREEADYLALARDKSLALTRERSFEDYLQFCLAQGVEVILVTDGANPVQCITAQHRFSVPVPNISAVDTTAAGDSFISGFLFALGLDLQYDLGNLTLKQRLASKEYLEVAVVFATRCGAITCGQKGAFPSLPTLAQVS from the coding sequence ATGACGGTATTACTCAGTTTCGGTGAGGTGTTAGTGGACTTGCTGCCAACCGATGCCACGGGCAAGCATCATCAGCCGATTGCGGGTGGCGCGCCTGCCAATGTGGCCGTAGGTTACGCGAAACTCGGCGGTAAGAGTTACTTTGCCGGCGGCATCAGCGCCGACCATTATGGCGTCATGTTAAAGCAAGCCTTAGCGGAGCAGGGTGTGGCGATCGATTATCTTGCCGAAGTGCCGGGCGCCGCTACCGCCACTGTGTTGGTCAATTTAGATGAACAGGGTGAGCGCACCTTTGAATTCAACCGCAATGGCACCGCCGATATGCGCTACAGCAATCAGCATTTTGACAATATTCCATGGCAGGGGATTAATATTTTTCACCTTTGCTCGAATACCTTTACCGAAACCGCCATCTTTAACACTAGCCTTTATGGCGCACGTTGTGCCAATGCGTTCGCGACTTTAGTGAGTTTCGATGTGAACCTGCGTTTATCCCTGTGGCAGGACACGTCTTTGCTGACCGAGCGGGTTGAGCAGTGTTTCCGTTACACCCAAGTGCTGAAAATGAGCCGTGAAGAAGCGGACTATTTAGCGTTAGCGCGGGATAAGAGTTTAGCTCTGACGCGGGAAAGGAGTTTCGAAGATTATCTGCAGTTCTGCCTTGCCCAAGGGGTTGAGGTGATTTTGGTCACCGATGGCGCTAATCCAGTGCAATGCATCACAGCGCAGCACAGGTTTAGCGTCCCAGTCCCAAACATCTCTGCCGTCGATACCACGGCTGCGGGGGACAGTTTTATCTCAGGTTTTCTGTTCGCCTTAGGTTTAGATCTGCAATACGATTTAGGCAATTTAACCTTGAAACAAAGGCTAGCCAGCAAAGAGTACTTAGAGGTGGCGGTAGTATTTGCCACTCGCTGCGGCGCCATTACCTGCGGGCAAAAGGGCGCGTTTCCCTCTTTACCTACGTTGGCGCAGGTGAGCTAA